A window of the Arcobacter sp. F155 genome harbors these coding sequences:
- a CDS encoding cobyric acid synthase, with protein sequence MKNISIFGTSSDAGKSTITFVIAKILQNMGYSVAPFKAQNVSNNAFVCDDGSEIAVAQYFQAKVLGVETSYHLNPVLLKSGRGSSASLIVEGKVVTNKDVREYYRDLDLLKPAVNRCFNYLNEKYDCVVCEGAGSPVELNLMDKDLSNIYMADEFNTKIILVADIEKGGVFASIYGVYHLLPKKLRKNVIGVIVNKFRGDLTLFDEGVRIIEDDFKIPVLGVLPYTPFNLGFEDSQSLKNYAQNSKNAILNIAVIFYPYMSNYNDFEPLIAHEQINLEFVETNISLDKFDMVIMPGSKLVIKDLKWLKENGLFDRIKAYKGKLLGICGGYEMMFEVLDDCYALENSEASKEEGFGFIDDEIVFEKEKTLEKGNYEIFGVKLEGFEIHHGKSKKYPLFYKNKNIYGTFVHAVFDSDEFRTYLFKDLHHDYKEFDFKAYKKKHIDSFISSLESRLDVQKIKDEIEERD encoded by the coding sequence ATGAAAAATATCTCAATCTTTGGTACAAGTAGCGATGCAGGTAAGTCTACAATCACTTTTGTAATAGCAAAAATTCTACAAAATATGGGCTATAGTGTAGCTCCTTTTAAAGCACAAAATGTCTCAAATAATGCTTTTGTTTGTGATGATGGAAGTGAAATAGCAGTTGCTCAATACTTTCAAGCAAAAGTTTTAGGAGTTGAAACCTCATATCATCTAAATCCCGTACTTTTGAAATCAGGACGAGGAAGTTCTGCTTCACTTATAGTTGAAGGTAAAGTTGTTACAAATAAAGATGTAAGAGAGTATTACAGAGATTTAGACCTACTTAAACCAGCTGTAAATAGATGTTTTAACTATCTTAATGAAAAGTATGATTGTGTAGTTTGTGAAGGTGCAGGAAGTCCAGTAGAGCTTAATCTTATGGATAAAGACCTTTCAAATATCTACATGGCTGATGAGTTTAATACAAAAATCATACTTGTTGCAGATATAGAAAAAGGTGGAGTTTTTGCTTCTATTTATGGGGTTTACCATTTATTGCCTAAAAAACTTCGTAAGAATGTAATAGGAGTAATAGTAAACAAATTTAGAGGAGATTTAACTCTTTTTGACGAAGGTGTTAGAATCATTGAAGATGATTTTAAAATACCTGTTTTAGGGGTATTGCCTTATACACCTTTTAATTTAGGTTTTGAAGATTCACAAAGCTTAAAAAACTACGCTCAAAATAGTAAAAATGCAATTTTAAATATTGCAGTTATCTTTTATCCATATATGAGTAACTACAATGACTTTGAGCCTTTAATAGCCCATGAGCAAATCAATTTAGAGTTTGTGGAGACGAATATCTCTTTAGATAAATTTGATATGGTCATAATGCCTGGTTCTAAACTTGTAATCAAAGATTTAAAATGGCTAAAAGAAAATGGCTTATTTGATAGAATAAAAGCATATAAAGGTAAGCTTTTAGGTATCTGTGGTGGTTATGAGATGATGTTTGAAGTCCTTGATGATTGTTATGCTTTAGAAAATAGTGAAGCTTCTAAAGAAGAAGGCTTTGGCTTTATTGATGATGAAATAGTTTTTGAAAAAGAGAAAACATTAGAAAAAGGAAACTATGAAATCTTTGGTGTGAAGCTTGAAGGTTTTGAAATACACCATGGGAAAAGCAAAAAATATCCACTTTTTTATAAAAATAAAAATATCTATGGAACTTTTGTACATGCAGTTTTTGATTCAGATGAATTTAGAACTTATCTTTTCAAAGATTTACATCATGATTATAAAGAGTTTGACTTTAAAGCCTATAAAAAAAAGCATATAGATAGTTTTATTAGCTCTTTAGAGAGTAGACTTGATGTGCAAAAAATTAAAGATGAAATAGAAGAAAGAGATTAA
- a CDS encoding nicotinate-nucleotide--dimethylbenzimidazole phosphoribosyltransferase, with amino-acid sequence MIKNIVGTNDFIEFLRGKSATFLLAVSNTKTADIEGITQAGIPGKIYLTPTLDSEFLTCGEVRSLESIAETPKGVPTPALLTRATHLLKPFSNIEILNLGIQVAPKVDYFKTHNFSISASGDISSLANIDAMDVFKKGLDFGQNFECKDEYIILAESVPSGTTTAAATALALDYDCKEMFSSSFKDVPNDIRNKTIQSALSNIKESDDIFSRLSKVSDNMLIFTAGFILGLNNQAKVILAGGTQMACALLIVNSILKQMQGHLETSNLALCTTKWVYEDEKSDIEGLLKLNDLKINAYYADFDFKDSSHPALKLYDDGEAKEGVGAGAALTYALLNGISKEELTKKIESLLG; translated from the coding sequence ATGATAAAAAATATTGTTGGCACAAATGATTTTATAGAGTTTTTAAGAGGTAAAAGTGCTACATTTTTATTAGCAGTAAGTAATACAAAAACTGCTGATATAGAGGGTATTACACAAGCTGGGATTCCAGGAAAAATATATTTAACTCCTACCTTGGATAGTGAGTTTTTAACATGTGGAGAAGTTAGAAGTTTAGAATCTATTGCAGAAACTCCTAAAGGCGTACCAACTCCGGCATTACTTACAAGAGCTACTCATCTTTTAAAACCTTTTTCAAATATTGAAATCTTAAATTTAGGGATTCAAGTTGCTCCTAAAGTTGATTATTTTAAAACACATAATTTTAGTATCTCTGCTTCAGGAGACATCTCATCTCTTGCAAATATTGATGCAATGGATGTATTTAAAAAAGGTTTAGATTTTGGTCAAAACTTTGAATGTAAAGATGAGTATATTATCTTAGCTGAGTCTGTACCAAGCGGAACTACAACAGCTGCTGCTACTGCTTTAGCTTTAGATTATGATTGTAAAGAGATGTTTAGTAGTAGTTTTAAAGATGTTCCTAATGATATTAGAAATAAAACAATCCAAAGTGCTCTTTCAAATATAAAAGAGAGTGATGATATCTTTTCAAGACTTTCAAAAGTATCTGATAATATGCTTATTTTTACTGCTGGGTTTATTTTAGGCCTTAATAATCAAGCAAAAGTTATCTTAGCAGGTGGAACTCAAATGGCTTGTGCTTTATTGATTGTAAACTCTATTTTAAAACAGATGCAAGGACATTTAGAAACTTCTAATCTTGCTCTTTGTACTACAAAGTGGGTTTATGAAGATGAAAAAAGTGATATAGAAGGGCTTTTAAAATTAAATGATTTAAAAATCAATGCTTATTATGCAGATTTTGATTTCAAAGATTCTTCACATCCTGCATTAAAGCTTTATGATGATGGTGAAGCAAAAGAGGGTGTTGGAGCAGGAGCTGCTTTAACTTATGCACTTTTAAATGGTATTTCAAAAGAAGAACTTACTAAAAAAATAGAAAGCCTATTAGGATAA
- a CDS encoding bifunctional adenosylcobinamide kinase/adenosylcobinamide-phosphate guanylyltransferase translates to MKILYFGGQKSGKSNLAEQKTLEISSKKPYYLATYDNSFNDKEMHKRIDKHKLQRKEQFTIIEEPKDLLKVLPKSLKSEETFLVDCMSMWLFNNIQEDEEYLINQLEEISKLDANIVFVLNDVNSGIIPFDSESRKFVDMTGIVGQKLAQICDEVYEVKLGLASRLK, encoded by the coding sequence ATGAAAATTCTTTATTTTGGTGGACAAAAGTCTGGTAAATCAAATCTTGCAGAACAAAAAACTTTAGAAATAAGTTCTAAAAAACCATATTACCTAGCAACTTATGATAATAGTTTCAATGACAAAGAGATGCATAAAAGAATTGATAAACATAAGCTTCAAAGAAAAGAGCAGTTTACGATAATAGAAGAACCAAAGGATTTACTAAAGGTTTTACCAAAGAGTTTAAAATCTGAGGAAACTTTTTTAGTAGATTGTATGTCTATGTGGCTATTTAATAATATTCAAGAAGATGAAGAGTATCTAATCAATCAATTAGAAGAGATTTCAAAGCTTGATGCAAATATTGTTTTTGTTTTAAATGATGTAAACTCTGGAATCATTCCTTTTGATAGTGAAAGTAGAAAGTTTGTAGATATGACAGGAATAGTGGGACAAAAATTAGCTCAAATCTGTGATGAAGTTTATGAAGTAAAGCTTGGCTTAGCAAGTAGATTAAAGTAA
- a CDS encoding malate dehydrogenase, which yields MANKKPIIDLKTKGIEYEQNNQTIKLVAFNKKNMTIDITIWEDGKYIKDSNIVFAHLPKSIKSKIKPL from the coding sequence ATGGCTAATAAAAAACCAATCATAGATTTAAAAACTAAAGGTATTGAGTATGAACAAAATAATCAAACAATAAAACTAGTAGCTTTCAATAAAAAAAACATGACTATTGATATAACCATTTGGGAAGACGGTAAATATATCAAAGATAGCAATATTGTTTTTGCACACTTACCTAAAAGTATTAAATCAAAAATCAAACCATTATAA
- a CDS encoding adenosylcobinamide-GDP ribazoletransferase, whose protein sequence is MNKDLILGLKFAFSYFSIIPIKFDNNVDLSKKEIINYLMFFLPFVGAVLSFGACIAFYLLEDLSYLGAIICAFLYMMFYGFIHTEAILDVVDALYAKHSGKDAYEVIKEPTIGAMGFLYALGFVCIKVAALVMLFLNQMYLEIIAIAIISRVSVQFMTKTNEFKSSFVGLMKSSFTSFKTAFALYFIVCLVFIGFKAFTLFFIALVFTFLFSLFLEKNLGFLNGDTLGFNLELTEIVLFITVCLLWLD, encoded by the coding sequence ATGAATAAAGATTTGATATTAGGACTAAAGTTTGCCTTTAGTTACTTTTCAATAATACCAATAAAGTTTGATAATAATGTAGATTTATCAAAAAAAGAGATTATCAACTATTTAATGTTTTTTCTTCCTTTTGTGGGAGCTGTTTTATCTTTTGGGGCTTGTATAGCTTTTTATCTTTTAGAAGATTTGTCTTATCTTGGGGCAATCATTTGTGCTTTTTTATATATGATGTTTTATGGTTTTATTCATACAGAAGCTATTTTAGATGTAGTAGATGCTTTATATGCCAAACATAGTGGGAAAGATGCCTATGAAGTTATAAAAGAGCCTACAATTGGAGCTATGGGCTTTTTATATGCTTTAGGTTTTGTTTGTATTAAAGTAGCAGCCTTAGTGATGCTTTTTTTAAATCAAATGTACTTAGAGATAATTGCAATAGCTATTATAAGTAGAGTATCAGTACAGTTTATGACAAAAACAAATGAGTTTAAATCCTCTTTTGTAGGTTTAATGAAAAGTTCATTTACTAGCTTTAAAACAGCCTTTGCACTTTATTTTATAGTATGTTTAGTTTTTATTGGTTTTAAAGCCTTTACACTGTTTTTTATAGCTTTAGTTTTTACTTTTTTATTCTCACTATTTTTAGAAAAGAATCTTGGCTTTTTAAATGGAGATACTTTAGGTTTTAATTTAGAACTGACTGAGATAGTTCTTTTTATAACTGTTTGTCTACTTTGGTTAGACTAA
- a CDS encoding sirohydrochlorin cobaltochelatase has protein sequence MKRFRHYNRKRAIVLACFGSVIEQQKYLDLEAKVKEEYPDCEVFTSFSSRMVIKLLKKKKKEIYKNLPQTLADVDMQGYKHVVVVSVNIYPTDEHEFLKKIVDGFKHFSMANLGITNALLTTTKDTTSYLKNLNEQVSKEDTANLYIIHGTPKLNTVGIDSISYTSDLLEMIDERNFACSLEGAFPYFAINDAIKQKIKAKGFKKVQVVPLLLVSGNHYIKDMFEIKDDLSDEFESFIAPSLTQSENFNLLELPQTQEIFIKNIKESFKMLGISHKTMTY, from the coding sequence ATGAAAAGATTTAGACATTACAATAGAAAAAGAGCTATTGTATTAGCTTGTTTTGGTTCAGTTATTGAACAACAAAAATATTTGGACTTAGAAGCTAAAGTAAAAGAGGAATACCCAGATTGTGAGGTATTTACCTCTTTTTCTTCAAGAATGGTAATTAAGCTTTTAAAGAAAAAGAAAAAAGAGATTTATAAAAACCTTCCTCAAACTCTTGCTGATGTAGATATGCAAGGATATAAACATGTGGTTGTTGTTTCTGTAAATATCTATCCTACTGATGAACATGAGTTTTTAAAGAAAATTGTTGATGGATTTAAACACTTTTCTATGGCAAACCTTGGTATTACTAATGCTTTATTAACAACTACAAAAGATACAACTTCATATTTAAAAAATTTAAATGAGCAAGTAAGTAAAGAGGATACTGCAAACTTATATATTATTCATGGAACACCAAAATTAAATACAGTTGGAATTGATTCTATTTCTTATACAAGTGATTTACTTGAAATGATTGACGAAAGAAATTTTGCCTGTTCTTTAGAGGGAGCTTTCCCATATTTTGCAATTAATGATGCAATAAAACAAAAGATTAAAGCAAAAGGCTTTAAAAAGGTTCAAGTTGTTCCTTTACTTTTAGTTAGTGGAAATCATTATATTAAAGATATGTTTGAGATAAAAGATGATTTAAGTGATGAATTTGAGTCTTTTATTGCTCCTTCTTTAACACAAAGTGAGAACTTTAATCTTTTAGAGTTACCTCAAACACAAGAGATTTTTATAAAAAATATCAAAGAGTCATTTAAGATGCTTGGTATTAGTCATAAAACAATGACATATTAG
- a CDS encoding energy-coupling factor ABC transporter permease: protein MHIEAGVVHGAKMALSYGTAAVSFGIAAKLAVDTIKESGFLPTIVKTLVATILVFMFFEVLPHHPVGVSEVHFILGSTLFLILGATPAAFGLAAGLLLQGLFFAPFDLPQYGVNVTTLLMPLFAMMYVANRIIPKNTAYKDINYKDALKLSVMYQGGIVTWVAFWALYGQGFGAENLSSVLTFGAAYMSVVILEPFIDLAVLAGVKALSSLKSSPYVEARLYNSTK from the coding sequence ATGCATATAGAAGCAGGTGTTGTGCATGGCGCAAAAATGGCTTTAAGTTATGGGACGGCTGCCGTTTCATTTGGTATTGCTGCAAAATTAGCAGTTGATACAATCAAAGAGAGTGGGTTTTTACCTACAATAGTTAAAACATTAGTTGCTACTATTTTAGTATTTATGTTTTTTGAGGTACTTCCTCATCACCCAGTTGGTGTATCTGAGGTACACTTTATCTTAGGTTCAACGCTATTTTTAATTTTAGGAGCTACTCCAGCAGCATTTGGTTTAGCAGCAGGTTTATTACTTCAAGGTCTATTTTTTGCACCATTTGATTTACCTCAGTATGGAGTGAATGTTACAACACTTTTAATGCCTTTATTTGCAATGATGTATGTAGCAAATAGAATTATTCCTAAAAATACAGCATATAAAGATATTAACTATAAAGATGCTTTAAAACTATCTGTAATGTACCAAGGTGGTATCGTTACTTGGGTTGCTTTTTGGGCGTTATATGGACAAGGTTTTGGTGCAGAAAATTTAAGTTCTGTATTAACATTTGGAGCAGCTTATATGAGTGTTGTTATTTTAGAACCATTTATTGATTTAGCAGTTCTTGCAGGTGTAAAAGCATTAAGTAGTTTAAAATCAAGTCCTTATGTTGAGGCAAGATTATACAATAGCACAAAATAA
- a CDS encoding cobyrinate a,c-diamide synthase has translation MNSILISAVSSNQGKTILSTALLYYFKKSVRPFKIGPDYIDPQFHEIVCNTKSINLDTFIMNEPQVKWLFNKYSDKEVSILEGVMGFYDGMDKGCSAYDVGKLLNTPTVLLLDASGSYITISAVLKGLKTYKEDNTIKAVVLNKVSSKMHFELIKKQIEQDFQGKDEIKVLGWIKKDLPSLRDTHLGLDLKDAKKEVLENISKEVLENIDLETLKEISLYEKEDITNYPFEEIKKINKKATVVYDENFSFLYHDNLETLKELFNEVELISSTKDEKISSDSDLVFIPGGYVETNEAYERVKTSQNFKASLIEHANKNKHIYAECAGLLYLSNSVDDKEMAKILKVSFSLADKRVRLGYYHSQSGLKGHAFHYTKPLDTSLGCDILSKKINSKGEVGAWKKKNVYGTYLHTMFRNNINILKDYFGI, from the coding sequence GTGAACTCAATTCTTATTTCTGCTGTTTCATCAAATCAGGGAAAAACTATTCTTTCTACTGCATTGTTATACTACTTTAAAAAGAGTGTAAGACCTTTTAAAATTGGTCCAGACTATATTGACCCACAATTTCATGAAATAGTTTGCAATACAAAATCAATAAACCTTGATACCTTTATAATGAATGAACCTCAAGTAAAATGGCTATTTAATAAATACTCAGATAAAGAAGTTTCTATCTTAGAAGGAGTAATGGGCTTTTATGATGGTATGGATAAAGGATGTTCAGCCTATGATGTAGGAAAACTATTAAACACTCCTACAGTTTTACTTCTTGATGCTAGTGGTTCATATATAACTATTAGTGCTGTATTAAAAGGTCTTAAAACCTATAAAGAAGATAACACTATAAAAGCTGTAGTTTTAAATAAAGTCTCTTCAAAAATGCACTTTGAATTAATCAAAAAACAAATAGAACAAGACTTCCAAGGTAAAGATGAAATAAAAGTACTTGGTTGGATAAAAAAAGATTTACCAAGTTTAAGAGACACTCACTTAGGCTTAGATTTAAAAGATGCGAAAAAAGAGGTCTTAGAAAATATCTCTAAAGAGGTTTTAGAGAATATTGATTTAGAAACTTTAAAAGAGATATCTTTATATGAAAAAGAAGATATTACTAATTATCCCTTTGAAGAGATAAAAAAGATAAACAAAAAAGCTACTGTTGTTTATGATGAAAACTTCTCATTTTTATACCATGATAATTTAGAAACTTTAAAAGAGTTATTTAATGAAGTAGAGCTTATTAGTTCAACTAAAGATGAAAAGATTAGTTCTGATAGTGATTTAGTCTTTATACCAGGAGGTTATGTAGAAACAAATGAAGCCTATGAAAGAGTTAAAACTTCTCAAAACTTCAAAGCATCATTAATTGAGCATGCAAATAAAAACAAACATATCTATGCAGAATGTGCAGGGCTTTTATATCTAAGTAATAGTGTAGATGATAAAGAGATGGCAAAAATCTTAAAGGTAAGCTTTTCACTTGCTGATAAAAGAGTACGCCTTGGCTATTACCATAGTCAAAGTGGTTTAAAAGGTCATGCTTTTCACTATACAAAACCCCTTGATACTTCTTTGGGCTGTGATATTTTAAGTAAAAAGATTAACTCAAAAGGTGAAGTAGGAGCTTGGAAGAAAAAAAATGTATATGGAACTTATCTACATACAATGTTTAGAAATAATATAAATATATTAAAGGATTACTTTGGAATTTAA
- a CDS encoding histidine phosphatase family protein, which translates to MATITFLRHAPLALKNQKCYNGHIDLEIDTTLVDFKQIETIQKQKYDLVYSSDLKRCTQTLDLLGFSYKKDERLREVRFKDEFEGKSFDEISKMPIYDEKYLSSFESWHEFIAQESIEEYKQRVNSFLNKLPKNNDILVCSHGGTIKLIHSILTNTEYEQSRYSISYLETFKFNI; encoded by the coding sequence ATGGCTACAATAACTTTTCTAAGACATGCTCCACTAGCTTTAAAAAATCAAAAGTGTTACAACGGACATATTGATTTAGAGATTGATACAACACTAGTAGATTTCAAACAGATTGAAACTATACAAAAACAAAAATATGATTTAGTCTACTCTTCTGATTTAAAAAGATGTACTCAAACACTTGATTTACTAGGCTTTTCATATAAAAAAGATGAAAGATTAAGAGAAGTAAGGTTTAAAGATGAGTTTGAGGGGAAATCTTTTGATGAGATTTCAAAAATGCCTATCTATGATGAAAAATATTTATCTTCTTTTGAGTCTTGGCATGAATTTATTGCCCAAGAATCAATAGAAGAGTATAAACAAAGAGTAAACTCATTTTTAAATAAACTTCCTAAAAATAACGATATCTTAGTGTGTTCCCATGGTGGAACAATTAAACTAATTCACTCTATCTTAACAAATACAGAATATGAACAAAGTAGATACTCTATCTCTTATTTAGAGACATTCAAGTTCAATATATAA
- the bluB gene encoding 5,6-dimethylbenzimidazole synthase, with amino-acid sequence MNKFNKKAISSLKAIISSRRDIRGNRFLNKKIDDKILNELLEAANNAPSVGFSQPWKFIIIEDNKKREKIYKNFQKENKKAKEIFKTNEIYPNLKLEGIKESYLNIAVLYEKPKKDILGQTTQKKVGEYSVVCAIQNFWLMARAYGIGVGWVSILKPKKIKKILDINDDYKLIAYLTVGYVKEFLDEPELKKIGWEKKKTLKEIKKL; translated from the coding sequence ATGAACAAGTTTAATAAAAAGGCTATTTCCTCATTAAAAGCTATTATATCATCAAGAAGAGACATAAGAGGAAATAGATTTTTAAATAAAAAGATTGATGATAAGATTTTAAATGAATTATTAGAGGCTGCTAATAATGCTCCTTCAGTAGGTTTTTCTCAACCATGGAAATTTATAATAATTGAAGATAATAAAAAAAGAGAAAAAATCTACAAAAACTTTCAAAAAGAGAATAAAAAAGCAAAAGAGATTTTTAAAACAAATGAAATATACCCAAACCTAAAACTTGAAGGTATAAAAGAATCATATTTGAATATTGCTGTTTTATATGAAAAACCTAAAAAAGATATTTTAGGACAAACTACTCAAAAAAAGGTTGGAGAGTACAGTGTTGTTTGTGCTATTCAAAACTTTTGGCTTATGGCTAGAGCTTATGGTATTGGAGTAGGTTGGGTTAGTATTCTAAAACCAAAAAAGATTAAGAAAATATTAGATATAAATGATGATTATAAATTGATTGCATATTTAACAGTTGGATATGTAAAAGAGTTTTTAGATGAACCAGAACTTAAAAAAATAGGCTGGGAAAAGAAAAAAACTTTAAAAGAAATAAAAAAATTATAG
- a CDS encoding precorrin-2 C(20)-methyltransferase encodes MKLYMVSLGPGDYELITLKALKALQTCDAICIPTKSADNSFTRSMTYKIVKKLMDEYGFEKDIIPMYTPMKFKTNDWQRQVDIIEDSFKKYDSLSFVTLGDSAVYSTVYYLLDIIKEQHKEVYENSEVIPGVTSFSHASAKVKKPLCVGDSSFIIRPLHKRKVPFTTVYMRPKIGMTTDKIKEKNDIYTFENLNYKGETILEHKKEKVDKYMTLFIDFHNRNEQV; translated from the coding sequence ATGAAGTTATATATGGTATCTTTAGGCCCTGGTGATTATGAACTAATCACTTTAAAGGCCTTAAAAGCTTTACAAACATGTGATGCAATTTGTATTCCTACAAAAAGTGCAGATAATAGTTTTACTAGGTCAATGACTTATAAAATAGTTAAAAAACTTATGGATGAGTATGGTTTTGAAAAAGATATTATTCCAATGTATACTCCAATGAAGTTTAAAACTAATGATTGGCAAAGACAAGTTGATATAATCGAAGACTCTTTTAAAAAATATGATAGCTTGTCTTTTGTAACTTTAGGAGATAGTGCTGTTTATAGTACTGTATACTATTTACTGGATATTATAAAAGAACAACATAAAGAAGTTTATGAAAACAGTGAGGTTATTCCTGGGGTTACTTCTTTCTCTCATGCCTCTGCAAAGGTTAAAAAACCACTTTGTGTAGGTGATAGTAGTTTTATTATAAGACCTTTACATAAAAGAAAAGTTCCATTTACAACTGTTTACATGAGACCAAAAATTGGAATGACTACAGATAAAATAAAAGAAAAAAATGATATATATACCTTTGAAAATCTAAACTACAAAGGTGAAACGATTTTGGAACACAAAAAAGAGAAGGTTGATAAGTACATGACGTTATTTATTGATTTTCATAATAGAAATGAACAAGTTTAA